In the genome of Paracoccus tegillarcae, one region contains:
- the ccmB gene encoding heme exporter protein CcmB, producing the protein MIALLLRDLTLATRAGGGFGLGLAFFLILCTLVPFGIGPQGATLALIAPGILWVGALLACLLSLDRIFALDLEDGSLDLLATAPIPLEGVVAIKALAHWITTGLPLVVAAPLFGLLLNLPPATMPWLVVSLLVGTPALSMLGAFGAAITVGLRRGGLLLSLLVLPLYIPTLIFGAEVIRRGAEGASMATPLAFLAGITAATLALIPFAAAAALRVNLR; encoded by the coding sequence ATGATCGCCCTGCTGTTGCGCGACCTGACCCTTGCGACACGCGCGGGTGGTGGCTTTGGCCTTGGCTTGGCGTTCTTTTTGATCCTCTGCACGCTGGTGCCTTTCGGCATCGGGCCGCAGGGCGCGACGCTGGCGCTGATCGCGCCGGGCATCTTGTGGGTGGGCGCGCTGTTGGCCTGCCTGTTGTCGCTGGACCGGATTTTCGCGCTGGATCTTGAGGATGGCAGTCTGGACCTGTTGGCCACCGCGCCGATCCCGCTGGAAGGCGTGGTCGCGATCAAGGCGCTTGCGCATTGGATCACCACCGGCTTGCCGCTGGTCGTTGCTGCGCCGCTGTTCGGGTTGCTGCTGAACCTGCCGCCGGCAACGATGCCCTGGCTTGTGGTGTCGCTGCTGGTCGGTACGCCGGCGCTGTCGATGCTGGGCGCCTTTGGTGCCGCGATCACCGTGGGGCTGCGGCGCGGCGGTCTACTTTTGTCGCTCTTGGTTCTGCCGCTTTATATCCCCACGCTGATCTTTGGGGCCGAAGTGATCCGGCGCGGGGCCGAAGGGGCCAGCATGGCCACGCCGCTGGCCTTTCTGGCCGGCATCACGGCGGCCACGCTGGCGCTGATACCATTTGCCGCCGCCGCCGCGTTGCGGGTCAATCTGCGGTGA
- the ccmA gene encoding heme ABC exporter ATP-binding protein CcmA yields MSLLAVQDLAVARGGMRAVEGISFTLDKGEALILRGPNGVGKTTLLRTVAGLQPPVAGRIEMPEDAVAYAAHADGLKGALSVSENLRFWSRVFGGGAIGGALAAMNLGALTDRPAASLSAGQKRRLGLARLLVTGRPLWVLDEPTVSLDAASVDLFTAAVRAHLSAGGAALMATHIDLGLDEARVMDLTACRAKSDRIDKPAGFNEAFA; encoded by the coding sequence ATGAGCCTGCTGGCCGTCCAGGATCTTGCCGTTGCACGCGGCGGGATGCGGGCGGTCGAAGGTATCTCGTTTACCTTGGACAAGGGCGAGGCGCTGATCCTGCGCGGCCCCAATGGCGTCGGCAAGACGACGCTGCTGCGTACCGTGGCGGGCCTGCAGCCGCCCGTCGCTGGCCGGATCGAGATGCCCGAGGATGCCGTCGCCTATGCCGCCCATGCCGACGGGTTGAAAGGCGCGCTGAGCGTCAGCGAAAATCTGCGCTTCTGGTCGCGGGTCTTTGGCGGCGGCGCGATTGGCGGTGCATTGGCCGCGATGAACCTGGGCGCCCTGACAGACCGGCCGGCTGCCAGCCTGTCGGCGGGGCAGAAACGTCGATTGGGGCTGGCGCGGCTGCTGGTCACCGGCAGGCCGCTATGGGTTCTGGACGAGCCGACGGTTTCGCTGGACGCGGCCTCGGTGGACCTGTTTACCGCAGCCGTTCGCGCGCATCTGTCGGCAGGCGGGGCCGCGCTGATGGCCACGCATATCGACTTGGGTCTGGATGAGGCGCGGGTGATGGACCTGACCGCCTGCCGCGCCAAGTCTGACCGGATCGACAAGCCCGCCGGTTTCAATGAGGCATTTGCATGA
- the secD gene encoding protein translocase subunit SecD, which translates to MLQIDRWKRILIIGLCVIGLAYALPNLFYKRVEAHNDAIVAVERAGGAATPEQEAAIAMWPGWMPASLVNLGLDLRGGAHLLAEVQVDQVYKARIDALWPELRTALAAQRDVIGAIRRVDSPTGTLAVEIENADQMAVAVEAARGLATPVATLTGAGQDDLEVTAQGNTLTVQLSEAEKALTDDRTILQSLEIVRRRVDEVGTREPTIMRQGEDRILIQVPGIGSAAELKALIGTTAQLTFNPVIASGGDPDATPGIGEIVLPSQDQPGVFYTLEETPVVTGEELTNAVPGTDQNGAPSVDFRFNPAGARKFGEYTSANVGQPFAIILDGEVISAPVIRQAITTGSGQISGSMDYEGANRLAVLLRAGALPAELTFLEERTVGPELGQDSIDAGKTASIVGFVAVIALMIASYGLFGVFASVALIINMGLVFGILSVIGATLTLPGIAGIVLTIGMAVDANVLVFERIREELRNSRGPARAIDKGYQNAMSAIVDANITTLIIAGILFMLGSGPVKGFAVTLSIGIITSVFTAIWVTRLLMVTWFERRRPRQIEV; encoded by the coding sequence ATGCTGCAGATCGACCGCTGGAAGCGCATCCTGATCATCGGGCTTTGCGTGATCGGGCTGGCTTATGCCCTGCCCAACCTGTTCTACAAACGGGTCGAGGCCCATAACGACGCCATCGTCGCCGTCGAGCGCGCCGGAGGTGCCGCCACGCCCGAGCAAGAGGCGGCCATTGCGATGTGGCCGGGCTGGATGCCCGCATCGCTGGTCAATCTGGGGTTGGATCTGCGCGGCGGTGCGCATCTGCTGGCCGAGGTTCAGGTCGATCAGGTCTACAAGGCGCGCATCGACGCGCTGTGGCCCGAACTGCGCACGGCGCTGGCCGCGCAACGCGACGTCATCGGCGCGATCCGGCGCGTCGACTCGCCCACCGGCACGCTGGCGGTCGAAATCGAGAATGCCGACCAGATGGCCGTCGCGGTCGAGGCCGCGCGCGGTCTGGCCACGCCGGTTGCCACGCTGACCGGGGCCGGTCAGGACGATCTGGAGGTCACGGCACAGGGCAATACCCTGACCGTGCAACTGTCCGAGGCCGAAAAGGCCCTGACCGATGACCGCACCATTCTGCAATCGCTGGAAATCGTGCGTCGCCGCGTCGATGAGGTCGGCACCCGCGAACCCACCATCATGCGCCAGGGCGAGGATCGGATCCTGATCCAGGTGCCCGGCATCGGCTCGGCTGCCGAGTTGAAGGCGCTGATCGGCACCACGGCACAACTGACGTTCAACCCGGTGATCGCGTCCGGCGGTGATCCCGATGCTACCCCCGGCATCGGAGAGATCGTGCTGCCCTCGCAGGATCAGCCGGGCGTCTTTTACACGCTTGAGGAAACGCCCGTCGTCACCGGCGAGGAACTGACCAACGCCGTGCCCGGTACCGACCAGAACGGTGCGCCCTCGGTCGATTTTCGCTTTAACCCTGCAGGCGCTCGCAAGTTCGGTGAATACACCAGCGCCAATGTCGGCCAGCCCTTTGCGATCATTCTGGACGGCGAGGTTATTTCCGCACCTGTGATCCGGCAGGCGATCACCACCGGCTCTGGCCAGATTTCAGGCTCTATGGATTACGAGGGCGCCAATCGGCTGGCCGTGCTGCTGCGCGCAGGCGCCTTGCCGGCAGAACTGACCTTTCTGGAAGAACGCACCGTCGGCCCGGAACTGGGTCAGGACAGCATCGACGCGGGCAAGACCGCCTCGATCGTGGGCTTTGTTGCCGTGATCGCGCTGATGATCGCGTCCTACGGGCTGTTCGGGGTCTTCGCCTCGGTCGCGCTGATCATCAATATGGGGCTGGTCTTTGGCATCCTGTCGGTCATCGGCGCCACGCTGACCTTGCCCGGCATCGCCGGCATCGTGCTGACGATTGGTATGGCCGTTGATGCGAACGTGCTGGTCTTTGAGCGTATCCGCGAGGAATTGCGCAATTCCAGAGGCCCGGCACGCGCCATCGACAAGGGCTATCAGAATGCCATGTCGGCCATCGTCGATGCGAACATCACGACGCTGATTATCGCGGGCATCCTGTTCATGCTGGGCTCGGGTCCGGTCAAGGGCTTTGCCGTCACCCTGTCCATCGGGATCATCACCTCGGTCTTTACCGCGATCTGGGTGACCCGGCTGCTGATGGTGACATGGTTCGAACGGCGCCGTCCGCGCCAGATCGAGGTGTAA
- the secF gene encoding protein translocase subunit SecF, whose amino-acid sequence MAFRLKLVPNDTKIDFFKWQKLTFGFSALLMVLSVICLLVFGLNFGIDFRGGTTIRTEATQPIDVGAYREAMQPLNLGDVAITQVFDPSFDADQHVAQVRISAQDGAEAVTPDTILAVEAALQEVDPTVTFPSVESVGPKVSGELIQTAIYSVLASLIAISVYIWLRFEWQFSVGAIVALIHDVLITMGVFALFQIKFDLATVAALLTIVGYSINDTVVVFDRLRENLMKFKKMPLRDVMNLSVNETLSRTVMTSGTTLVALIALLVLGGDVIRSFVFAITFGIVIGTYSSVYVAKNVVLWLGVKRDWSKPDPKAAGTQFNEGGTP is encoded by the coding sequence ATGGCTTTTCGTCTGAAACTTGTCCCCAACGACACCAAGATCGACTTTTTCAAATGGCAAAAGCTGACCTTTGGCTTTTCGGCGCTGCTGATGGTGTTGTCGGTCATTTGCCTGCTGGTCTTTGGGCTGAATTTCGGCATCGACTTCCGTGGCGGTACAACCATCCGCACCGAGGCGACCCAGCCCATCGATGTGGGGGCCTATCGCGAGGCGATGCAGCCGCTGAACCTTGGCGACGTGGCCATCACGCAGGTCTTTGACCCCAGCTTTGACGCGGATCAGCATGTGGCCCAGGTGCGTATTTCGGCGCAGGACGGTGCCGAGGCGGTGACGCCCGACACCATTCTGGCCGTCGAGGCCGCGCTGCAAGAGGTTGATCCGACCGTGACCTTTCCATCGGTCGAATCGGTCGGCCCCAAGGTCTCGGGCGAATTGATCCAGACCGCGATCTATTCGGTTCTGGCCTCGCTGATCGCGATTTCGGTCTATATCTGGCTGCGCTTTGAATGGCAGTTCTCGGTCGGTGCGATCGTGGCACTGATCCATGACGTGCTGATCACCATGGGTGTGTTTGCGCTGTTCCAGATCAAATTCGATCTGGCAACGGTGGCGGCGCTGCTGACCATCGTGGGCTACTCGATCAACGACACGGTCGTCGTGTTCGACCGTCTGCGAGAGAACCTGATGAAGTTCAAGAAGATGCCATTGCGCGACGTGATGAACCTGTCGGTGAACGAGACCCTGTCGCGGACGGTCATGACCTCTGGCACCACGCTGGTGGCGCTGATCGCGCTGTTGGTTCTGGGCGGCGACGTGATCCGCAGCTTTGTGTTTGCCATCACTTTCGGGATCGTGATCGGTACCTATTCCTCGGTCTATGTGGCCAAGAACGTGGTGCTGTGGCTGGGCGTCAAGCGTGACTGGTCCAAGCCCGATCCCAAGGCGGCGGGCACCCAGTTCAACGAAGGCGGCACTCCCTGA
- a CDS encoding Mth938-like domain-containing protein, translated as MAMRPTDFAGAVPVDGYGPGFFRVADKVHQGPVLVMQSGAKDWGGLDDRAPLLALAGQVDVLFLGMGAEIARAPADLVAELEQAGVMVEAMASPTAARTYNVTLSEGRRVACALLPV; from the coding sequence ATGGCGATGCGGCCCACCGATTTCGCGGGCGCTGTGCCGGTGGACGGTTACGGGCCGGGGTTCTTTCGGGTTGCCGACAAGGTGCATCAGGGGCCCGTTCTGGTGATGCAGAGCGGGGCAAAGGATTGGGGCGGGCTGGATGATCGCGCGCCCTTGCTGGCATTGGCCGGTCAGGTCGATGTGCTGTTTCTGGGCATGGGCGCCGAGATCGCGCGCGCGCCCGCCGATCTGGTTGCTGAACTGGAACAGGCCGGCGTGATGGTCGAGGCAATGGCATCGCCCACTGCCGCGCGCACCTATAATGTCACCCTGTCCGAAGGCCGCAGGGTCGCCTGCGCGCTTTTGCCCGTATGA